The following coding sequences are from one Bacillus kexueae window:
- the carB gene encoding carbamoyl-phosphate synthase large subunit: MPKRVDIKKILVVGSGPIIIGQAAEFDYSGTQACMALKEEGYEVILVNSNPATIMTDAEIADKVYIEPLTVDFLANIIRKERPDAILPTLGGQTGLNLAIELFEKGILAECGVEILGTNLAAIQKAEDREQFRKLMNELNEPVPESEIIHELEEAKRFVQLVGYPVIVRPAYTLGGTGGGICHNDEELTEIVTNGLKLSPVRQCLLEKSIAGFKEIEYEVMRDSKDHAIVVCNMENIDPVGVHTGDSIVVAPSQTLSDREYHMLRNVSLKIIRSLKIEGGCNVQLALDPHSFQYYVIEVNPRVSRSSALASKATGYPIAKLAAKIAVGLTLDEMKNPVTGKTYACFEPALDYVVTKIPRWPFDKFESANRHLGTQMKATGEVMAIGRTFEESLLKAVRSLEAGVYHLTLKDASKFEMDTIEKRIRRAGDERLFYIGEALRRGISIETIHEWSQIDLFFLRKMANIISFEHQVKEHPFHIEILERAKRLGFSDHFIASVWNCSEKEVYELRNQHQIVPVYKMVDTCAAEFESETPYFYGTYEDENESVVTDKQSIVVLGSGPIRIGQGIEFDYATVHSVFAIREAGYEAIIINNNPETVSTDFSISDKLYFEPLTIEDVMHVIDLEKPKGVIVQFGGQTAINLAAELAERGVTILGTRLEDLDRAENRDKFEQTLQTLNIPQPTGKTATSVEEAVHIAAEIGYPVLVRPSYVLGGRAMEIVYRKEELLHYMENAVKVNPDHPVLIDQYVTGIEIEVDAISDGENVVIPGIMEHIERAGVHSGDSIAVYPPQTLSEELKQTLVDYTIKLARGLNIIGLLNIQFVVSNNQPYVLEVNPRSSRTVPFLSKITQIPMANLATKVILGHSLSSFGYKTGLAEQPQDVFVKVPVFSFAKLRRVDITLGPEMKSTGEVMGKEKTLEKALYKGLVAAGMKIEQHGSVLLTVADKDKIEALNLASRFHHIGYEVLATEGTSAFLNEHGIPSKVVKKIGANGHTILDVIRNGEAQFVINTLTKGKQPARDGFRIRREAVENGVPCLTSLDTAKAILRVLEAMALTTEAMPKGMKKKIEEPIG, encoded by the coding sequence ATGCCAAAACGTGTAGATATAAAAAAAATATTAGTAGTAGGTTCTGGACCAATAATCATTGGTCAAGCTGCAGAATTTGATTACTCTGGTACGCAAGCTTGTATGGCTTTAAAAGAAGAAGGATACGAAGTTATTTTAGTAAATTCAAACCCTGCGACAATTATGACTGATGCCGAAATTGCCGATAAAGTGTATATCGAACCTCTTACAGTTGACTTTTTAGCCAATATTATTCGAAAAGAAAGACCCGATGCGATCTTGCCAACGCTTGGTGGTCAAACGGGGTTAAATTTAGCTATAGAACTATTTGAAAAAGGAATTTTAGCGGAGTGTGGCGTTGAAATTTTAGGAACCAACTTAGCGGCGATTCAAAAAGCTGAGGACCGAGAGCAATTCCGCAAGTTAATGAATGAACTTAATGAACCTGTCCCAGAAAGTGAAATCATTCATGAGTTAGAAGAAGCAAAACGATTTGTCCAACTGGTAGGGTATCCGGTTATTGTCCGTCCAGCTTATACCCTTGGAGGAACAGGCGGGGGAATTTGTCACAATGATGAGGAATTAACAGAAATCGTGACCAATGGATTGAAGTTGAGTCCTGTACGCCAATGTTTGCTCGAAAAAAGTATTGCGGGATTCAAAGAGATTGAATATGAGGTAATGCGAGATTCCAAGGATCATGCCATTGTTGTTTGTAACATGGAAAATATTGATCCAGTCGGAGTACACACGGGAGATTCGATTGTCGTAGCTCCAAGCCAAACGCTTTCGGATCGAGAATATCATATGCTTCGTAACGTTTCATTAAAAATCATACGATCACTAAAAATTGAAGGCGGATGTAATGTTCAGCTTGCTTTAGATCCACATAGTTTTCAATACTATGTAATCGAAGTAAATCCGCGGGTTAGTCGCTCTTCTGCTCTCGCGTCAAAAGCAACCGGTTACCCAATTGCGAAGTTAGCAGCCAAAATAGCTGTAGGATTAACGCTCGATGAAATGAAAAACCCTGTAACTGGAAAAACATATGCTTGTTTTGAACCGGCACTCGACTATGTAGTGACGAAAATCCCTCGTTGGCCATTTGATAAATTTGAATCAGCGAATCGTCACCTTGGAACTCAAATGAAAGCAACAGGGGAAGTAATGGCTATAGGAAGAACATTCGAAGAATCGTTATTAAAAGCAGTGCGCTCATTAGAAGCAGGGGTATATCACCTAACATTAAAAGATGCATCCAAGTTTGAAATGGATACAATTGAGAAACGGATTAGAAGAGCTGGAGATGAACGCCTCTTTTACATCGGAGAAGCATTGAGAAGAGGAATCTCAATTGAAACCATTCATGAGTGGAGTCAAATTGATTTGTTTTTCTTAAGAAAAATGGCAAACATTATATCCTTCGAGCATCAGGTAAAGGAGCATCCATTTCATATTGAAATTCTCGAGCGTGCAAAACGACTTGGATTTAGTGATCATTTTATTGCATCTGTATGGAATTGTTCAGAAAAAGAGGTTTATGAATTAAGAAATCAACATCAAATCGTTCCTGTATATAAAATGGTTGATACATGTGCAGCAGAATTTGAATCGGAAACACCATATTTTTATGGAACGTACGAAGATGAAAATGAATCGGTCGTTACCGATAAGCAAAGCATAGTCGTTTTAGGGTCAGGTCCGATTCGTATCGGGCAAGGGATAGAATTTGATTACGCAACGGTCCACTCAGTCTTTGCCATTCGTGAGGCTGGATACGAAGCGATTATCATAAACAATAACCCTGAAACCGTATCTACGGACTTTAGCATCTCTGACAAACTATACTTCGAGCCGCTTACGATAGAGGATGTCATGCATGTTATTGATCTCGAAAAGCCAAAAGGAGTTATCGTGCAATTCGGGGGACAAACAGCAATCAACTTAGCGGCTGAATTAGCTGAAAGAGGTGTAACGATATTAGGAACAAGGTTGGAAGATTTAGACCGTGCGGAAAACCGAGATAAATTCGAACAAACGTTACAAACGCTAAATATTCCTCAACCGACTGGAAAAACAGCTACATCTGTGGAAGAAGCGGTTCACATTGCAGCTGAAATTGGGTACCCGGTACTAGTGAGACCTTCTTATGTCCTCGGCGGTCGTGCAATGGAAATCGTATATCGAAAAGAAGAACTCCTTCATTATATGGAGAACGCTGTAAAAGTTAATCCAGATCACCCTGTATTAATCGACCAGTATGTAACAGGAATTGAGATTGAAGTGGATGCAATTTCTGACGGAGAGAATGTAGTGATTCCTGGGATAATGGAGCATATTGAGCGAGCCGGTGTTCATTCGGGTGACTCTATTGCTGTTTACCCGCCACAAACATTGTCAGAAGAACTTAAGCAAACGCTCGTAGATTATACGATTAAGCTAGCACGAGGACTCAACATTATCGGTCTATTAAACATTCAATTTGTCGTATCAAACAACCAACCCTATGTATTGGAGGTAAATCCACGTTCGAGTCGAACGGTACCATTTTTAAGTAAAATCACGCAAATTCCGATGGCTAATTTAGCGACGAAGGTTATATTAGGACACTCACTTTCTTCATTCGGTTACAAGACAGGCTTAGCGGAACAACCTCAAGATGTATTTGTCAAAGTTCCGGTGTTTTCCTTTGCGAAGCTACGCCGAGTTGATATTACTTTAGGACCTGAGATGAAATCAACAGGCGAGGTAATGGGAAAAGAAAAAACACTTGAAAAAGCATTATATAAAGGACTTGTAGCCGCTGGAATGAAAATCGAACAACATGGATCAGTTCTACTTACCGTTGCGGATAAAGATAAAATCGAAGCGTTAAACTTAGCGAGCCGCTTCCACCATATTGGGTATGAAGTACTTGCGACGGAAGGAACATCTGCGTTTTTAAATGAACATGGAATCCCTTCGAAAGTTGTCAAAAAAATTGGGGCAAACGGCCATACCATTTTAGATGTCATTCGAAATGGAGAAGCACAATTTGTTATAAACACGCTTACGAAAGGAAAGCAGCCAGCTAGAGATGGATTTAGAATTCGACGTGAAGCGGTAGAAAATGGTGTTCCATGTCTCACTTCACTCGATACAGCTAAAGCAATCTTGCGCGTTTTAGAGGCAATGGCTCTGACAACTGAAGCCATGCCTAAAGGAATGAAGAAAAAGATTGAGGAGCCGATAGGATGA
- a CDS encoding dihydroorotate dehydrogenase electron transfer subunit, with amino-acid sequence MRKEKMIVLHHEQIAHNIYEIILTGSIVEDISAPGQFVHVKIDDQSDLLLRRPISIAEFNRKESWLKLIYRAEGAGTKRMAQIQKGSKVDILGPLGNGFPIYELNEDNRALIVGGGIGVPPLYELSKQLVQKGVIVQHVLGFHTEEVIFYDEKFEFLGDTWITTVDGSKGYKGFVTDVLKEKELSFDVLFSCGPSPMLKAIESMYPNQHVYISLEERMGCGIGACFACVCPVKNDASKQGYKKICTDGPVFKSGEVVYGC; translated from the coding sequence ATGAGAAAAGAGAAAATGATTGTCCTTCATCATGAACAAATTGCGCACAACATTTATGAAATAATTTTAACTGGCAGCATTGTTGAAGATATTTCAGCTCCGGGACAATTTGTTCATGTGAAAATTGATGATCAAAGCGATTTACTTTTACGAAGACCTATAAGTATTGCAGAATTCAACCGGAAAGAAAGCTGGTTAAAGTTAATTTACCGAGCAGAAGGTGCTGGAACAAAAAGAATGGCACAAATACAAAAAGGAAGCAAGGTAGATATTCTTGGTCCACTTGGAAATGGTTTTCCCATTTATGAACTAAATGAGGACAATCGTGCATTAATTGTTGGAGGAGGAATTGGAGTTCCTCCTTTATATGAACTCTCGAAACAACTTGTTCAAAAAGGTGTGATTGTCCAGCATGTCCTAGGGTTTCATACGGAAGAAGTTATATTTTATGATGAAAAATTTGAATTTTTAGGGGATACATGGATCACAACTGTTGATGGCTCTAAGGGATATAAGGGATTTGTAACAGATGTTTTAAAGGAGAAGGAGCTATCGTTTGACGTTTTATTTTCTTGTGGTCCTTCACCAATGTTAAAGGCTATTGAATCCATGTATCCAAATCAACATGTATATATTTCATTAGAAGAACGAATGGGATGTGGAATTGGTGCTTGTTTTGCTTGTGTATGCCCTGTAAAAAACGATGCTTCTAAACAAGGATACAAAAAAATTTGCACGGATGGACCTGTATTTAAAAGCGGAGAGGTGGTGTATGGATGTTAA
- a CDS encoding dihydroorotate dehydrogenase, with protein MLTTHLPGLSLKNPIMPASGCFGFGREYSKLYDLSILGAIMIKATTLEPRFGNDTPRVAETSSGMLNAIGLQNPGLEKVMTEELPFLQQYNVPIIANVAGTTIEEYVAVAERIGEAQNVKAIELNISCPNVKKGGITFGTDATIAAQLTREVKAKAKVPVYVKLSPNVSNIVDIAKAVEDQGADGLTLINTLLGMRIDLRSQKPILANKTGGLSGPAVKPVAIRMVYEVSQVVNIPIIGMGGVMTADDVLEFLYAGASAVAVGTANFVNPFICKEIIEQLPEKLKEYGHDSVSECIGRSWKNETTHHRA; from the coding sequence ATGTTAACGACTCATTTGCCGGGATTGTCTTTGAAAAATCCGATTATGCCTGCATCAGGATGCTTTGGCTTCGGTAGAGAATATAGTAAGCTATATGATTTATCCATTCTTGGTGCCATTATGATCAAAGCGACGACGTTAGAACCGAGATTTGGAAACGATACGCCACGTGTAGCCGAAACCTCATCAGGGATGTTGAACGCCATTGGGCTTCAAAATCCTGGATTAGAAAAGGTGATGACAGAAGAATTACCTTTTCTTCAACAGTATAACGTACCAATCATAGCCAATGTGGCTGGTACGACTATTGAAGAGTATGTGGCAGTTGCTGAACGAATTGGTGAAGCACAAAATGTGAAAGCCATTGAATTAAATATATCCTGCCCGAATGTAAAAAAAGGTGGGATTACGTTTGGGACGGACGCAACGATTGCAGCGCAACTAACTAGAGAAGTAAAAGCAAAGGCGAAAGTCCCAGTATATGTCAAGTTATCGCCGAATGTATCTAATATTGTTGACATTGCAAAAGCTGTCGAAGACCAAGGAGCAGATGGTTTAACACTAATTAACACATTGCTCGGAATGAGAATTGATTTGCGCTCCCAAAAACCGATTTTGGCGAATAAAACGGGTGGATTATCTGGTCCAGCAGTAAAACCAGTTGCCATTCGGATGGTGTATGAAGTGAGTCAAGTTGTGAACATCCCAATTATTGGAATGGGAGGCGTGATGACAGCGGATGATGTGTTGGAATTTTTATATGCAGGTGCCTCAGCGGTAGCTGTTGGGACGGCGAACTTTGTTAATCCGTTTATATGCAAAGAAATCATTGAACAGCTCCCAGAAAAATTAAAAGAATATGGGCATGATTCTGTATCGGAATGTATCGGAAGGAGTTGGAAAAATGAGACCACTCATCATCGCGCTTGA
- the pyrF gene encoding orotidine-5'-phosphate decarboxylase, giving the protein MRPLIIALDFETKQKVDSFLDHFHESLYVKVGMELYYQEGPKIIDYLKEKGHQIFLDLKLHDIPNTVKQAMKRVANLEVDMVNVHALGGSRMMEAALEGLESGASRQQRPTIIAVTQLTSSDEQMVQKEQMISLSLENSVRNLARLAKQSGLDGVVCSAHEVGIITDVCGESFQTITPGIRLADDQNGDQVRVATPQLARKLGATGIVVGRSITRAKDPYRAYQQVKSEWEGVYE; this is encoded by the coding sequence ATGAGACCACTCATCATCGCGCTTGATTTCGAAACGAAACAAAAAGTAGATTCGTTCCTTGATCATTTTCATGAGTCTCTCTATGTGAAGGTAGGGATGGAGCTCTATTATCAAGAGGGACCGAAAATCATCGATTATTTAAAAGAAAAAGGGCATCAAATTTTTTTAGATTTGAAGCTTCATGATATCCCGAATACGGTTAAGCAGGCGATGAAAAGAGTGGCGAACCTTGAAGTGGATATGGTGAATGTTCATGCACTAGGTGGTAGTCGCATGATGGAGGCAGCTCTCGAAGGATTGGAATCTGGAGCATCTCGTCAACAGCGTCCAACGATTATAGCAGTAACACAGCTGACAAGCTCAGATGAACAGATGGTGCAAAAGGAACAAATGATATCATTGTCACTCGAAAATTCTGTTCGGAATTTAGCACGACTAGCTAAGCAATCAGGACTTGATGGAGTTGTTTGCTCTGCACACGAAGTGGGGATCATAACAGACGTATGTGGAGAGTCGTTTCAGACCATTACCCCGGGCATTCGCCTTGCAGATGATCAAAATGGGGATCAAGTACGAGTTGCCACTCCTCAGCTTGCGAGAAAGCTAGGCGCAACAGGTATTGTCGTCGGTCGTTCCATAACGAGAGCTAAGGATCCGTATCGTGCATATCAACAAGTAAAAAGTGAGTGGGAGGGAGTTTACGAATGA
- the pyrE gene encoding orotate phosphoribosyltransferase, with translation MNKQLAKQLLAIGAVQLNPDEPFTWASGIKSPIYCDNRMTLSFPSIREMIYKGLSELIKDRFVDVNMIAGCATAGIPHAALVSDVLGLPMCYVRSSPKGHGKGNQIEGKVEKGQKVVVIEDLISTGQSALKVVDALQKAGCEVVGVAAIFTYQLPIADDHFEDKEIPVYTLCHYETLMDVAVEEGYISQEQMTKLAKWRENHETVDWMKV, from the coding sequence ATGAATAAACAACTAGCAAAACAATTACTGGCCATTGGTGCAGTTCAGCTCAATCCAGATGAACCATTTACATGGGCAAGTGGAATTAAATCCCCCATCTATTGTGATAACCGAATGACTTTATCATTTCCTTCTATTCGAGAAATGATATATAAAGGTCTTTCTGAACTAATTAAAGATCGATTCGTTGATGTTAACATGATTGCCGGATGCGCAACGGCAGGTATACCTCATGCAGCACTCGTGAGTGACGTACTTGGATTACCGATGTGTTATGTTCGAAGCTCGCCAAAAGGACACGGGAAAGGAAACCAAATTGAAGGAAAAGTTGAAAAAGGTCAAAAAGTGGTAGTAATTGAGGATTTAATTTCGACAGGTCAGAGTGCATTAAAAGTTGTTGATGCTTTGCAAAAGGCAGGGTGTGAAGTGGTTGGAGTCGCAGCAATTTTTACATATCAATTACCAATTGCTGATGATCATTTTGAAGATAAAGAGATTCCCGTTTATACGCTATGTCATTACGAAACATTAATGGATGTAGCAGTGGAGGAGGGTTACATTTCGCAAGAGCAAATGACTAAGCTCGCAAAATGGCGGGAGAATCACGAAACTGTAGATTGGATGAAGGTGTAA
- a CDS encoding YezD family protein has product MNEEERLDELMVEIKKMLQDLKFGSITLVVQNGKVIQLEKSEKVRLT; this is encoded by the coding sequence ATGAATGAAGAAGAGCGTCTAGATGAGTTAATGGTAGAAATAAAAAAGATGTTACAAGATTTGAAGTTTGGTTCCATTACACTTGTCGTACAAAATGGAAAGGTGATTCAGTTAGAAAAAAGTGAAAAGGTCCGTTTAACATAA
- a CDS encoding phosphoadenylyl-sulfate reductase — protein MLTYENWENHLFNSQTETKGAIETLAWAYETYNSEEIVYACSFGIEGIVLIDLIHQVHKQANIVFLDTGLHFQETYECIQKVKKRYPTLSIQLKKPSMSLEEQQQTYGEELWKHNPNQCCYIRKVLPLEETLKPVKAWISGLRREQSPTRKEVQFLNQDHRFKKVKICPLIHWTWKDIWRYAHKHQLDYNILHDKGYPSIGCQPCTSPVWNEEDLRAGRWQGKAKLECGLHVQPEGS, from the coding sequence GTGTTAACTTATGAGAATTGGGAAAATCATTTGTTTAATTCTCAAACGGAAACAAAAGGTGCGATTGAAACATTAGCATGGGCTTATGAAACATATAATTCGGAAGAAATCGTTTACGCATGTAGCTTCGGGATTGAAGGAATCGTGTTAATTGATTTAATCCATCAAGTTCATAAACAAGCAAACATTGTGTTTTTAGATACAGGTCTGCACTTTCAAGAAACATATGAATGCATTCAAAAGGTAAAAAAACGATATCCTACCCTATCTATACAGTTGAAAAAACCTTCCATGTCATTGGAAGAACAACAACAAACTTATGGTGAAGAATTATGGAAACACAATCCGAATCAATGTTGTTACATTCGAAAGGTATTACCACTTGAAGAAACTTTAAAACCTGTAAAAGCTTGGATTTCAGGCTTAAGAAGGGAGCAATCCCCAACCCGAAAAGAAGTACAATTTCTCAATCAAGACCATCGGTTTAAAAAGGTGAAGATTTGTCCGCTTATCCATTGGACTTGGAAAGACATTTGGAGATATGCCCATAAACATCAATTGGATTACAACATTTTGCATGATAAAGGGTATCCAAGCATCGGGTGTCAGCCATGCACAAGTCCCGTATGGAATGAAGAAGATTTACGTGCTGGAAGATGGCAAGGGAAAGCAAAATTGGAGTGTGGACTACATGTTCAACCGGAAGGGTCGTAA